Part of the Cohnella candidum genome, GAGTTTCGCTTTAACAGCGTCAGCATCCGCTTTGGATACTTTCTCTTTGATCGGCTTCGGTGCGTTGTCAACCAGGTCTTTCGCTTCTTTTAGGCCGAGACCCGTGATTTCGCGAACGGCTTTGATGACGTTGATTTTGGAAGCGCCGGCATCGTTCAGGATGACGTCGAATTCCGTTTGCTCTTCTACTTCAGCAGCAGCGCCGCCGCCAGCGACGACAGCAACTGGAGCTGCGGCCGTTACGCCGAATTCTTCTTCGATTGCTTTAACCAGATCGTTCAGTTCGAGAACGGTCATGCCTTTGATGGCTTCCAAGATTTGCTCTTTGCTCATTGGGGTTAACCCTCCATTATATGATGATTTTTAGATGGTCTTGCGGGAGAAACGGATTAAGCGGTAGCTTCGTTCTTCTCTGCGACCGCTTTGACGGCGAGAGCAACGTTGCGCATCGGCGCTTGCAGCACGCTGAGCAGCATGGACAGCAAGCCTTCGCGGGACGGCAGGTTGGCGAGCGCTTGGATTTGCGCCGTGTCGACAACGCGGCCTTCCACGACGCCGCCTTTGATTTTCAGGGCGTCGTTCTTCTTCGCGAAATCGTTGATGATCTTCGCGGGAGCAACGGCATCCTTACCGAACGCAACGGCGGTCGGTCCGGAGAGAACTTCGTTCAAGCCGCCGAGTTCGACGCTGTCGGCCGCACGGCTGACGAGAGAGTTCTTCAAAACTTGAAACTCTACGCCGGCTTCGCGCAGCTGCTTGCGGAGCTCGGTAACTTGAGCCACGTTCAGGCCGCGGTAGTCCGCGACGACCGTCGTCGTGCTCTCTTTCAGCTTCGCTGCGATTTCCTCAACCACCTGCTGTTTGCCGGCGATGATTTTCGCATTTGCCATGGTGTACACCTCCTGGTTCTTGGTTCACCGTAATCGGTGTCCCCCCTGGCTGCAGGCGCATGAAAAATGCCCCCGCAGACGCAGGGGCATGACATAATCAGTTCGGTCATCACGCATAAGCATAATGAGTCCGCTCGATTGTATCCACACACCTCGGTAGGAAATTAAGCTGTCGCGCAAGCTTGGCTTGCACTTGGCACCTACGGTCTACGGTATTCGTATTCGTTTGTTAACAACCACGCAATCTTACCACGGGCCGATCGCCGTTGTCAAACGGCAATTAGCGGTAGTTCGCTGCGTTGAGTCGCGCGCCCGGGCCCATCGTCGAAGAGATCGAGATGTTCTTCAGGTACACGCCTTTGGCTGCCGCCGGCTTCGCGCGGTTCAGCGCGTCGATCAGGGCTTTAAGGTTTTCGTTCAGCTTGTCGGCGTCGAACGAAACTTTACCGATCGGTGCGTGAATTTGGCCCGCTTTGTCCAGGCGGTATTCGATTTTACCGGCTTTGATCTCTTGGATCGCTTTCGTAACGTCGAACGTTACGGTGCCGGCTTTCGGGTTCGGCATGAGGCCTTTACCGCCGAGGATACGGCCCAGCTTACCCACTTCGCTCATCATGTCCGGAGTCGCGACGCAGACGTCGAACTCGAACCAACCCTGCTGGATTTTGTTGATGAGGTCTTGATCTCCTACGTAGTCCGCGCCGGCAGCTTCGGCTTCTTTCACCTTGTCGCCTTTCGCGAATACGAGAACGCGTTTCGTTTTGCCCGTGCCGTGCGGCAGGACAACGACGCCGCGCACGTTTTGGTCTTGTTTTCTCGGGTCAACGCCGAGACGGACGGCTGCTTCGACGGTTTCGTCGAACTTCGCCGTTGCCGCTTTCTTCACGAGCTCGATCGCTTCCAACGTTTCGTAGGTCGCGTCGCGGTCGATCAGCTTAACGGCTTCTGCATATTTCTTGCCGTGTTTGGCCATGTTGTTCTCCTCCTTGTGTGGTTTTAACGGAAGTCTCCTCCCACTGGCCCGCCCCCGTGGGGAGCGTGCCGCGCAGCCGGCCGGAGCCGGGGCGCGATAAGACAAATCAGTCGACGATCGTGACGCCCATGCTGCGGGCAGTACCTTCGATCATCCGCATAGCCGCTTCAACGGAAGCCGCGTTGAGATCCTGCATTTTCTGCTCGGCGATCTCGCGGACTTTCGCGCGCTTAACGGTTGCGACTTTCTTCTTGTTCGGCTCGCCGGATCCCTTCGGGATACCAGCAGCGACGCGCAGCAGTACAGCTGCCGGCGGCGTCTTGGTCTCGAACGTGAAGGAACGGTCCTCGAATACGGAGATCACGACCGGAATGATCAGGCCGGCTTGATCCGCCGTGCGGGCGTTGAATTCCTTACAGAACGCCATGATGTTGACGCCTGCTTGACCGAGTGCAGGACCGATTGGCGGTGCCGGGTTGGCTTTGCCTGCCGGAACTTGCAGTTTGACCATTTTAATGACTTTCTTTGCCATGATGCACACCTCCTTGCCCAGATTGCGGTTCGACGGGACGCTCGTCCCTCCCGCTCAAAACGGAAACGCAGAAAATTATATCTTCTCCACTTGAGTGAAATCCAACTCAACTGGTGTTTCCCTGCCAAACATGTTGACGTGCACTTTCAGCTTCATCTTATCGTGTAGAATTTCTTCCACCGATCCGACGAAGTTGGCGAAAGGCCCGACCTTGACGCGGACGTTCTCCTTGAGCTCGAATTCGATGACCGGTTTCGGCTCCTCCATGCCCATGTGGCGCAGGATTTGCTCCACTTCTTCGGGCAGAAGCGCCGTCGGTTTCGAACCGGACCCCGTGGAACCGACAAACCCGGTAACGCCGGGCGTATTGCGGACCACGTACCAGGAATCGTCCGTCTGGATCATTTCAACGAGGACGTAGCCGGGATACACTTTGCGCATCACCGTCTTTTTCTTGCCGTCCTTGTTGACGATCTCTTCTTCCATCGGCACGAGCACGCGGAAAATCTTGTCCTGCATGCCCATTGATTCCACGCGTTTCTCCAGGTTGGTTTTCACCTTGTTCTCATAGCCGGAGTACGTGTGTACGACATACCATCTTTTTTCCATGGGAAAATCCACCTTTGGTTCCCGCGTCAAATGACGAGATCGACGAGCTGAGAAATGCCGATATCCAGCACCCAGAAGTAAAGCGTGATCAGCAGGACGGTCACGATAACGATGATCGTATAGCTAACCAGTTCTTTCCGGTTGGGCCAACGGACTTTCTTCAATTCGCTCCAACTGTCGCCGAAAAACGAAAAAAAGGACCCAAAGCTCTGTTTCATTTTGGCCAGGAAAGTCACGTCCATACCTCCTAGGGCTTAGCGCGTTTCGCGATGAGGAGTATGTTCATTGCAGTGTCTGCAGAACTTTTTCAACTCCATGCGATCGGAGTGCGTACGCTTGTTCTTCGTCGACGTGTAGTTCCGTTGCTTGCAGTTCGTGCAAGCTAGCGTGATGATGACCCGCATCCCTTCCACCTCCCGGGATTATTACTCATAAAAAAAGAATCAAAGCGGCGGCACAGCGACCTGTCCGTCTGACGGAAGGCCAGGACTGCGCTGACCAAGTCCGTCATTACAACGAAACCTGGTGTTTCGCCGATGATTCAGGGCCTGCGCACACGATGCCACCTTAAAGGTTACTAAAATAATTTATCACAGGCCCAAAGTCATGTCAACGAAAGAATAGGTTGACGACGATTGGCAGGTTGTGGGACGGCCCTGGCCACAGAGCCTAGCACCCATTCTTTCTGTTTTCCGCTCTCTTTAACCCCCCCGAAAAACAAGCAAGCATGCGAATGCATATAGAGAGAAGCATACGCGGACTCGCCTTACTTGCCAAACGGGCGTAAAAAAAGCAGCGCGTTGGACCGGCTGCCGGATGTTCGTATGGGATGAGATCAACTCACAAGATTGCGGACTTCTAAGTACTTTTCGAGCTTGCGCTTCACGCGCTGCAACGCGTTATCGATCGACTTCACGTGGCGGTCGAGATCGACGGCGATTTCCTGATAGGAGCGGCCGTCCAGATAAAGCATCAGCACCTTGCGTTCCAGGTCGCTGAGAATTTCCGACATCTTATCTTCCAAACCGAAAAACTCTTCCTGGTTGATGATCATCTCTTCCGGATCGCATACGCGTGAGCCGCAAATGACGTCGAGGAGCGTCCGGTCGGAATCTTCATCGTAGATCGGCTTGTCCAAAGAAACGTACGAATTCAAGGGAATGTGCTTCTGGCGGGTCGCCGTCTTGATGGCGGTGATGATCTGGCGGGTGATGCACAGCTCGGCGAACGCCTTGAACGAGGCCAGCTTGTCACCCTTGAAGTCGCGGATCGACTTGTACAGGCCGATCATGCCTTCCTGTACGATGTCTTCCCGCTCCGCGCCGATCAGAAAATAGGAACGCGCTTTCGCGCGAACGAAATTGCGGTACTTGTTGATGAGGTATTCCAGCGCTTCTCCATCGCCCAAGCGGACCGATTCCACGATGTCCTCGTCGGTCTTGAAGTCATATTCGCGTACTGCCAGCTTCTCCAAGTCGACGCTCACGTAATCATCCCTCCGGCTTGCTTCACTCGCTGGAATCGCGAACTCTACCAAACTACTTCCAATCATACTTGATGAAGCCTGCAGCGTCAATGGATTTGCCGACAAAACAGGCTTTGGCGGATGGTAGAGTTGCCATTGGCAACCAATTTAGGACTCTTCATCGCTCATGCCCCTTCTCATCCGCTCCAAACGCCGCTGAATATCCTCGCTGACCGCGCCGCCCAAGGGATTGCGCTTCGTCGGCCGTTCGGGCCGGATCGCGGTCCGGATTTCCCGCCGGCTGCGATCCACTTCCAGCTTCAGTTCCCTCGCGGACAACCGCAGCGCGCCCCTTCCGAAGGCGACGTGCTGCTCCACCAAATCCGACGTCGCCACATAGATGTTGCGGCGGACCGACGTCCACTCTCCGACCAGCCGTTCGATGCATTCGTCGGCCGTCTCCTTCTCCCGCGTGTAGACGACGCGAAGGCGATGCTGCTTGGTAGACGACCCCGTGCCCGGCACGCGGAACGCGTCGAATACGACGATGACCGCGGTGCCGGCAAAGCCCTGGTAATCCGCAAGGAGGTCGAGCAGCCTGTCGCGCGCGTCCTCGAGCCTGTCCTTCTTGAGGGCGGCAAGCTCGGGCCACGCGCCGATCATGTTATAACCGTCGACGAAGAGGACGTCCTCACGCCGGAGCATGCCCGTCTCCGCCGGCCGGTCCCGCCGCCTTGGCGGCATCGGCGGCCTTGCGCTGGCGGAGAGCTTCGTACAGAATGACGCCGGCGGCCACCGACGCGTTCAGCGAGTTGATGCGCCCGAGCATCGGCAGCGACACGAGGAAGTCGCAGCTTTCGCGGACGAGGCGCGACAATCCGCGGCCTTCGTTGCCGATCACGATGGCGAGCGGCCCGGTCAGGTTGGCCCGGTACACGTCGCCCGGCGCTTCGCCGGCCGCTCCCGCGACCCACACGCCGGCCTCTTTCAGCTTCTCGATCGTCTGGACCAAGTTGGAAACGCGCGCGACCGGCACGTATTCCACCGCGCCGGCCGACGTCTTGGCGACGACGGCGGTCAAGCTGGCGCTGCGACGCTTCGGCACGATGACGCCGTGGACGCCGGTACAATCCGCCGTCCGGAGGACGGAGCCGAGGTTGTGCGGGTCCTCCACCTCGTCGAGCAGCACGAGAAGCGGCGGTTCGCCCTTCTCGGAAGCGCGGGCGAGGAGCTCGTCCACCTCGTAGTAGGACACGGCCGCCGCTTGAGCCACGACTCCCTGGTGAGGCAAGTTCGGCACGAGCTGGTCCAGCTTGCGCTTGTCGGCGAACTGGACGACGACGCCCTTCGCCTTCGCCTCCTCCAGGATCGGGGCGATATGGCTGCGCTGGGATTGCTCGGACAGCCAGATCTTGTTCAACGCCCGGCCGGACTTCAGCGCTTCGAGCACGGGATGTTTGCCCGCCAAATACTGCTCTTCTCCTAGAAGCGCATCGTCTCCCGCATCGTCTGCGGGATATTCGGGAACCGGCGCGGCGGGCGGCTTCGGCTTACGCTCGCTGCCGGCAGGCGTATAGCCTTTGGGCCCGCCTCCTTTCCTCGCGTCCCGTCCGAAAGAAGAACGGCCGCCTTCGGTACCGCGGCCGCGATTGCGGTTATTCATGTTCATCGTCCTTTGTCATAGATTGCCCCGTTTCCGGTGCGAAGGCCGTCTCGATCAGCTGTTCCAGCCTATCCCGTTCTCCTCTGTAAAACAAGTAACCGATCAGGCACTCAAGCGCCGTCGCATGCCGGTAGTCGCCGGGATCGGCGTTGCGCGGAGGCTGGCCGGACTTCGTGTTCCGGCCCCTCCGCAC contains:
- the rplL gene encoding 50S ribosomal protein L7/L12 translates to MSKEQILEAIKGMTVLELNDLVKAIEEEFGVTAAAPVAVVAGGGAAAEVEEQTEFDVILNDAGASKINVIKAVREITGLGLKEAKDLVDNAPKPIKEKVSKADADAVKAKLEEAGAKVEVK
- the rplJ gene encoding 50S ribosomal protein L10, whose translation is MANAKIIAGKQQVVEEIAAKLKESTTTVVADYRGLNVAQVTELRKQLREAGVEFQVLKNSLVSRAADSVELGGLNEVLSGPTAVAFGKDAVAPAKIINDFAKKNDALKIKGGVVEGRVVDTAQIQALANLPSREGLLSMLLSVLQAPMRNVALAVKAVAEKNEATA
- the rplA gene encoding 50S ribosomal protein L1, yielding MAKHGKKYAEAVKLIDRDATYETLEAIELVKKAATAKFDETVEAAVRLGVDPRKQDQNVRGVVVLPHGTGKTKRVLVFAKGDKVKEAEAAGADYVGDQDLINKIQQGWFEFDVCVATPDMMSEVGKLGRILGGKGLMPNPKAGTVTFDVTKAIQEIKAGKIEYRLDKAGQIHAPIGKVSFDADKLNENLKALIDALNRAKPAAAKGVYLKNISISSTMGPGARLNAANYR
- the rplK gene encoding 50S ribosomal protein L11 encodes the protein MAKKVIKMVKLQVPAGKANPAPPIGPALGQAGVNIMAFCKEFNARTADQAGLIIPVVISVFEDRSFTFETKTPPAAVLLRVAAGIPKGSGEPNKKKVATVKRAKVREIAEQKMQDLNAASVEAAMRMIEGTARSMGVTIVD
- the nusG gene encoding transcription termination/antitermination protein NusG, whose translation is MEKRWYVVHTYSGYENKVKTNLEKRVESMGMQDKIFRVLVPMEEEIVNKDGKKKTVMRKVYPGYVLVEMIQTDDSWYVVRNTPGVTGFVGSTGSGSKPTALLPEEVEQILRHMGMEEPKPVIEFELKENVRVKVGPFANFVGSVEEILHDKMKLKVHVNMFGRETPVELDFTQVEKI
- the secE gene encoding preprotein translocase subunit SecE, whose protein sequence is MTFLAKMKQSFGSFFSFFGDSWSELKKVRWPNRKELVSYTIIVIVTVLLITLYFWVLDIGISQLVDLVI
- the rpmG gene encoding 50S ribosomal protein L33 — translated: MRVIITLACTNCKQRNYTSTKNKRTHSDRMELKKFCRHCNEHTPHRETR
- the sigH gene encoding RNA polymerase sporulation sigma factor SigH, which produces MSVDLEKLAVREYDFKTDEDIVESVRLGDGEALEYLINKYRNFVRAKARSYFLIGAEREDIVQEGMIGLYKSIRDFKGDKLASFKAFAELCITRQIITAIKTATRQKHIPLNSYVSLDKPIYDEDSDRTLLDVICGSRVCDPEEMIINQEEFFGLEDKMSEILSDLERKVLMLYLDGRSYQEIAVDLDRHVKSIDNALQRVKRKLEKYLEVRNLVS
- a CDS encoding NYN domain-containing protein, whose translation is MLRREDVLFVDGYNMIGAWPELAALKKDRLEDARDRLLDLLADYQGFAGTAVIVVFDAFRVPGTGSSTKQHRLRVVYTREKETADECIERLVGEWTSVRRNIYVATSDLVEQHVAFGRGALRLSARELKLEVDRSRREIRTAIRPERPTKRNPLGGAVSEDIQRRLERMRRGMSDEES